The Chitinophagales bacterium genome has a window encoding:
- a CDS encoding 50S ribosomal protein L9 encodes MQVILIKDVDNLGSAHELVDVKPGYARNYLIPQKFALEASHANLKMQQERHKQKQKREDALMAEIAKVTEVLKASPVKVGAKTGTSGKIFGSVTSIQIARAIREQKGYEIDRRRISIVGDVKEVGMHKVQIDFGKDNVLEIDFEVVGE; translated from the coding sequence ATGCAAGTCATATTAATCAAAGATGTAGACAACCTGGGCTCTGCCCACGAGCTGGTAGACGTTAAGCCGGGATACGCCCGCAACTACCTAATACCTCAGAAATTTGCTCTGGAAGCAAGTCACGCTAACCTGAAAATGCAGCAGGAGCGTCACAAGCAGAAGCAAAAACGCGAAGACGCGCTGATGGCTGAAATTGCAAAAGTAACAGAAGTACTGAAAGCCAGCCCTGTGAAAGTAGGTGCTAAGACCGGTACAAGCGGAAAGATATTCGGTTCTGTTACTTCTATCCAGATAGCACGCGCTATCCGCGAGCAGAAAGGATACGAGATCGATCGTCGCCGTATATCAATAGTAGGTGATGTGAAAGAAGTAGGTATGCACAAAGTGCAGATCGACTTCGGTAAAGACAACGTACTGGAAATAGATTTCGAAGTGGTAGGTGAATAG
- a CDS encoding TlpA family protein disulfide reductase, producing the protein MRIIILFVFCLFCISSCSSTPTNELSKPIDTSITIPIYTFQELDALGVLKLNFSATNNLMVQYQGDKLIILPTRSGEGRVTFTDKKTSDTLINIRVKTPSDTNFQKKLKDYDPINRLAGEDIRLYYANEYKLLNHELPYFSIRNINGDTLTDTDIPGQITLINFWYYGCPACMMEIEDLNRIKKHFEDERIVFYAFFKDSAYIEKGHNLYYVKLFENNKKIYKYLRSDYSFDQYINAESSGTTSSFGIKGYPQTFIIDTKGKVRYVFPGYGENVGETIRNCIVMLQNEQ; encoded by the coding sequence ATGAGAATAATTATCCTTTTTGTATTTTGTTTGTTTTGCATTTCTTCCTGTAGTTCAACTCCTACAAATGAATTGTCTAAGCCAATTGACACGTCAATAACAATACCTATTTATACTTTCCAGGAATTAGATGCACTGGGCGTACTCAAACTCAATTTCTCTGCAACAAACAATCTAATGGTTCAATACCAGGGCGATAAACTAATAATCTTACCTACAAGATCCGGAGAAGGCAGGGTTACATTCACTGATAAAAAAACATCTGATACATTAATTAACATTCGCGTAAAAACCCCTTCAGATACTAACTTCCAGAAAAAACTCAAAGACTACGACCCTATTAACAGGTTGGCAGGTGAAGATATCAGGCTATATTATGCAAATGAATATAAATTGCTAAATCACGAACTTCCTTATTTCAGCATCAGAAATATTAATGGGGATACCTTAACGGATACTGATATTCCAGGTCAAATCACCCTTATTAATTTCTGGTATTATGGTTGTCCGGCATGCATGATGGAAATCGAGGACCTGAACAGGATAAAAAAACATTTTGAAGATGAAAGGATCGTTTTCTATGCATTTTTCAAGGATAGCGCATATATAGAGAAGGGGCACAACCTATATTATGTAAAACTATTTGAAAACAATAAAAAAATATACAAATACCTGAGATCTGATTATTCTTTTGACCAGTATATCAATGCAGAATCGTCAGGCACAACTAGTAGCTTTGGGATAAAGGGTTACCCTCAAACATTTATAATAGACACCAAAGGTAAGGTTCGTTACGTCTTTCCCGGATATGGAGAAAATGTAGGTGAAACTATCAGGAACTGTATTGTAATGCTGCAAAATGAGCAGTAG
- the rpsF gene encoding 30S ribosomal protein S6, whose product MATENYQDYELMIIFTPVLAEEDYKAAQKKYADYVTEKGGKIVHQNAWGLRSLAYPIEKKTTGLYWVLEYQADPQMNGAMEIQMNRDEAVMRHMITKLDKYAVQYNAKKRSNVTTEEGVTA is encoded by the coding sequence ATGGCAACAGAAAATTATCAGGATTACGAACTGATGATCATCTTCACGCCTGTACTGGCTGAAGAAGACTACAAAGCTGCACAAAAGAAGTACGCCGACTACGTAACAGAAAAAGGCGGAAAGATCGTGCACCAGAATGCATGGGGACTACGTTCACTTGCTTACCCCATTGAAAAAAAGACCACAGGACTTTACTGGGTACTTGAGTACCAGGCAGACCCTCAGATGAACGGCGCAATGGAGATCCAGATGAACCGTGATGAGGCTGTAATGCGTCACATGATCACCAAATTAGACAAATACGCCGTGCAGTATAATGCTAAGAAGCGTAGTAATGTAACAACTGAAGAGGGCGTTACTGCTTAA
- the ppk1 gene encoding polyphosphate kinase 1 has translation MVVAVSFAALPRQNIVFVKSNKHTIARDISWLSFNARVLQEAQDPKNYIYDRLRFIGIFSNNLDEFFRVRVATLSRMVRLGKTAKIHLEQNPEKILARIQQIVMHQQIVFDETFSEIIADLQAKNIFIKTERQLSPEQKEFVKNYFNDKVRTQIIPLMIESIPHMPLLRDKSIYLACMLGNTQNPMLQRYALIEIPTKVLPRFIIMPSEEGKHDIILLEDIIRYNLPNLFAPFGFNRFLGYIIKVTRDAELDIDNDISTNVIDEIERGLKNRKRGRATRFVFDRNIDANLLDYLIKRLNLSKKDNLIPGSRIHNFKDFMDFPDKVFDDIQPRPKSFVHPLLHQPCRIMEVMERRDVMLNFPYHSFDPVIDLLREAAIDPFVQSIKITCYRLAKDSKIVNALINAVRNGKEVTAVLELRARFDEEANLLWKTRLEEEGVKVLIGLPDMKVHAKLCVIKKREFKKTKQYAFISTGNFNENTARYYGDHCLLTTNRNIIADVNRVFAFLESPVPNFTHLDKCKLLPVSPNTMRNFFLDLIEKEIKAAKKNQTAALTIKLNSLVDEILIGKLYDAVKAGVDVKLIIRGSCCAYTEQKAFKKPIQAISIIDEYLEHARVFVFHNGGQPKVFISSADWMVRNLDHRVETACPILDKEIQQELIHILNIQLKGNVKARILDNEQRNEYVKRIADEPVVRSQMDIYAFLHQKKYKG, from the coding sequence ATGGTGGTAGCGGTTAGTTTTGCAGCATTGCCAAGACAAAATATTGTATTTGTGAAATCGAATAAGCATACTATAGCAAGAGATATAAGCTGGCTTTCGTTTAATGCACGTGTATTGCAGGAAGCGCAGGATCCTAAAAACTATATTTATGACCGGCTTCGTTTCATAGGCATATTCTCCAACAACCTGGACGAGTTTTTCAGGGTGCGTGTAGCTACCCTGAGCCGTATGGTAAGGCTGGGCAAAACCGCCAAAATACACCTGGAACAAAACCCTGAAAAGATACTGGCCCGCATACAGCAGATCGTAATGCACCAGCAGATCGTATTTGATGAAACCTTTTCTGAGATAATTGCAGATCTGCAGGCCAAGAACATATTTATCAAAACAGAACGACAACTCAGCCCCGAACAGAAAGAATTTGTCAAAAACTACTTTAATGATAAAGTAAGGACACAGATCATCCCGTTGATGATAGAGAGCATCCCGCATATGCCGCTGCTGCGGGATAAATCTATATACCTGGCCTGCATGCTGGGCAATACACAAAACCCTATGTTGCAACGCTACGCACTCATAGAGATACCTACCAAAGTATTGCCAAGGTTCATTATTATGCCGTCTGAAGAAGGTAAGCATGACATCATATTACTGGAAGACATTATCCGGTACAACCTGCCCAACCTGTTCGCCCCGTTCGGATTCAACCGTTTTTTGGGGTACATTATCAAGGTGACCCGTGATGCAGAACTGGATATTGATAATGACATAAGCACCAATGTAATAGACGAGATAGAACGCGGACTCAAGAACAGGAAGAGGGGACGTGCCACACGCTTTGTTTTCGACAGGAATATTGACGCCAACCTACTGGACTACCTGATAAAAAGGCTGAACCTGTCGAAAAAAGATAACCTGATACCGGGCAGCAGGATACACAACTTCAAAGACTTTATGGATTTCCCTGACAAGGTTTTTGATGATATACAGCCCCGCCCCAAATCGTTTGTACACCCGCTTTTGCATCAGCCTTGCCGCATTATGGAAGTAATGGAGCGACGCGATGTAATGCTGAATTTCCCCTATCACTCATTTGACCCCGTGATAGACCTGTTGCGGGAAGCAGCCATCGACCCGTTTGTACAGAGTATAAAAATAACCTGCTATCGCCTGGCCAAAGACTCGAAAATAGTGAATGCACTTATCAACGCCGTGCGCAATGGTAAAGAAGTGACGGCTGTGCTGGAACTCAGGGCACGGTTTGACGAGGAAGCTAACCTGCTATGGAAAACAAGACTGGAGGAAGAAGGTGTAAAAGTGCTGATAGGACTGCCTGATATGAAAGTGCATGCCAAACTTTGTGTGATCAAAAAGCGTGAATTCAAAAAGACAAAGCAATACGCATTTATATCGACAGGCAACTTTAATGAAAATACAGCACGCTATTATGGCGACCATTGCCTGCTGACCACCAACCGGAATATCATTGCCGATGTGAACCGTGTATTCGCTTTCCTGGAAAGTCCCGTGCCCAACTTCACACACCTGGATAAGTGCAAATTGCTGCCTGTCTCGCCCAATACCATGCGTAATTTCTTTTTAGACCTGATAGAAAAAGAGATAAAAGCTGCTAAAAAGAACCAAACTGCTGCGCTTACCATCAAGCTAAACAGCCTGGTAGACGAAATACTGATAGGCAAGCTATATGATGCGGTAAAAGCCGGAGTAGACGTAAAACTTATCATAAGGGGTAGCTGTTGCGCCTATACTGAGCAGAAAGCATTTAAAAAACCGATACAGGCTATCAGCATAATAGACGAGTACCTGGAGCACGCACGTGTTTTTGTGTTTCATAACGGAGGGCAGCCCAAGGTGTTCATATCATCTGCCGACTGGATGGTGCGCAACCTGGACCATCGCGTAGAAACAGCCTGCCCGATTCTGGACAAAGAAATACAACAGGAATTAATCCACATACTTAATATTCAACTGAAAGGAAACGTAAAAGCTCGTATATTAGATAACGAACAACGTAACGAATACGTAAAACGTATAGCAGATGAGCCGGTTGTGCGTTCACAAATGGACATCTATGCGTTTTTACACCAGAAAAAGTATAAAGGTTGA
- a CDS encoding redoxin domain-containing protein has translation MAVIVGQKAPDFTLYDSDKNEVSLSGLKGNNVLLLFYPLAFTGTCTKELCSVRDNIATYNNANATVLGISIDNVFVQDRFKKEHGLQFPLLSDFNKETIHAYDIVHDTFAFGMKEVGKRSAFVVDKEGFVKYAEVLDNPSEIPDFEAINACLAELH, from the coding sequence ATGGCTGTAATAGTAGGGCAAAAAGCCCCTGATTTTACTTTGTACGACTCTGATAAGAACGAGGTTTCGCTAAGCGGACTGAAAGGCAATAACGTATTGCTGTTGTTCTACCCACTGGCATTTACCGGCACCTGTACTAAAGAACTGTGCTCGGTTCGCGATAATATAGCTACTTATAATAATGCGAACGCAACTGTATTAGGTATCTCTATCGATAATGTATTTGTGCAGGACAGGTTCAAAAAAGAACATGGATTACAATTCCCGTTATTGAGCGACTTTAACAAGGAGACCATTCATGCTTATGATATTGTACACGATACTTTTGCATTTGGCATGAAAGAGGTAGGCAAACGCTCTGCCTTTGTGGTAGATAAAGAGGGTTTTGTAAAATATGCTGAGGTGCTGGATAACCCAAGTGAAATTCCCGACTTTGAGGCTATAAATGCCTGCCTGGCAGAATTGCATTAA
- a CDS encoding T9SS type A sorting domain-containing protein: MFSINVSAVQYNDSLVLRPGPFDAKDVSVSSLYPSQYAGNDENFICNAWTVGGKFMIQRSYIGFNLASIPANANITSAYLSLYCNTTSLHTQRHSMYPGSPYDSNKSFLMRVISGWNDSMIWNNQPATTAKNQVVVPVSTSKTQDYLNINVLGIVNDAWTDTANHDTSVSFMLKLETEQTFRSLIFASGDHPDSTKRPLLVVHYTYQQDTVVDTNVIVNTIVDNRTKIKVFPNPAADRVFVNTSDMPGEGISLSLFDVLGRVLYQQDITLNEGNSTSAINLSGLPSGTYRIVITLDSNEQHVFKLLKT, encoded by the coding sequence ATGTTTTCTATTAATGTATCTGCAGTTCAGTACAACGATTCATTAGTATTAAGACCCGGACCCTTTGATGCCAAAGATGTGAGTGTAAGTAGTTTGTACCCGTCACAATATGCAGGTAATGACGAAAACTTCATTTGCAATGCATGGACAGTAGGTGGCAAATTCATGATACAACGATCATATATCGGGTTCAACCTTGCTTCAATACCAGCAAACGCAAATATTACAAGTGCATACCTTTCATTGTATTGCAACACAACATCCTTGCATACGCAAAGACATTCAATGTATCCGGGTTCGCCATACGATAGCAACAAAAGCTTTTTAATGAGAGTGATTTCCGGCTGGAATGATTCTATGATATGGAATAACCAACCCGCTACAACTGCTAAGAACCAGGTCGTTGTTCCAGTTTCTACATCCAAAACACAGGATTATCTCAACATTAATGTATTAGGGATTGTAAATGATGCCTGGACTGATACTGCTAACCATGATACATCAGTTTCGTTTATGTTAAAACTTGAGACTGAGCAAACCTTCAGGTCATTGATATTTGCTTCCGGCGATCATCCTGACAGTACAAAAAGGCCATTACTGGTAGTTCATTATACCTATCAGCAGGATACAGTAGTTGACACTAATGTTATCGTGAATACTATCGTTGATAACAGAACTAAGATAAAGGTGTTTCCCAATCCCGCTGCAGACAGGGTATTTGTGAACACATCTGACATGCCTGGTGAAGGTATATCTTTATCTTTGTTTGATGTGTTGGGCCGGGTGTTATACCAGCAGGATATAACACTTAATGAAGGTAATTCTACATCTGCTATCAACTTATCAGGGTTGCCTTCGGGCACTTACCGTATAGTAATAACGCTCGATTCAAATGAACAGCATGTTTTCAAATTGCTCAAGACTTAA
- a CDS encoding aspartate 1-decarboxylase gives MQIEVMKSKLHHIKVTEANLHYMGSITIDEDLMDAANMIENEKVQVLNKNNGERLETYIIKGPRGSGVICLNGPAAHKVNVGDMIIVVSFAIMDFEEAKKHTPIVIFPKAGNKL, from the coding sequence ATGCAGATAGAAGTAATGAAGTCGAAGTTGCACCATATAAAGGTGACGGAGGCGAACCTGCATTATATGGGCAGTATTACCATAGATGAAGATCTGATGGATGCCGCCAATATGATAGAGAATGAGAAGGTGCAGGTATTGAACAAGAATAACGGGGAGCGCCTGGAGACCTATATAATAAAAGGCCCCAGGGGCAGTGGCGTGATATGCCTGAACGGACCGGCAGCACACAAAGTGAATGTAGGTGACATGATCATTGTTGTATCATTTGCCATTATGGATTTTGAAGAAGCGAAAAAACACACCCCTATAGTCATCTTCCCGAAAGCCGGGAATAAATTATAA
- the rfaE2 gene encoding D-glycero-beta-D-manno-heptose 1-phosphate adenylyltransferase: MHKRQWIEDKITDLEVLQRRVNIWRSAGKKIVFTNGCFDILHRGHLELIADAADKGNVLIVGVNSDSSVKKLKGNDRPIYHEQDRLFQLASLLCVDAVCLFDEDTPENLIRTIRPDVLVKGGDYSIETIVGAEFVMSYGGRVEVIPFVAGYSTSSVITNIKKL; encoded by the coding sequence ATGCATAAACGACAATGGATAGAAGATAAGATAACAGACCTTGAAGTGCTGCAACGCAGAGTGAATATATGGCGTTCTGCCGGTAAAAAGATAGTATTCACCAACGGTTGTTTTGACATACTGCACAGGGGACACCTGGAGCTTATAGCCGATGCTGCAGATAAAGGCAATGTATTGATCGTGGGTGTTAACTCAGATAGTTCTGTAAAAAAATTAAAGGGCAATGACCGCCCCATATACCATGAACAGGACAGGCTGTTTCAACTGGCATCACTGCTGTGTGTAGATGCTGTTTGCCTGTTTGACGAAGACACCCCTGAAAACCTGATCAGGACGATCAGGCCTGATGTACTGGTAAAAGGTGGCGATTACAGTATAGAAACCATAGTTGGCGCAGAGTTCGTCATGAGCTATGGAGGCAGAGTGGAGGTCATACCATTTGTTGCAGGCTACTCAACCAGTTCAGTAATTACAAACATTAAGAAATTGTAA
- a CDS encoding flippase-like domain-containing protein, whose translation MNKKILLTVLQYIIFLGLGIAIIVYMSSQLSEEDKASMMSAIKGVRIWLLVPIFLVGFLSHYFRALRWKLLLEEVDIKSSTANTTFAVMIGYIGNLVLPRAGEVAKCTVLARYEKVPADKMIGTIVAERAFDVVCLVAITIAAFILQAEVIGEYAQGLFGTMSSNAKGIVTTIYFQIFIIIAAVGLITFFIFLKRIKQTKVGQFVKGLGDGVASIFKLKRRGMFLLYTTLIWGCYWFLVLMGFWSMSQLEHLPGLGALVVLIFGSIGMITTQGGIGAYPYLVGKILVFYGIPEVYGLAFGWVSWTVQTGVVVVFGVLSLILLPIYNNRRANDA comes from the coding sequence ATGAATAAAAAGATCCTGCTCACGGTATTACAATACATCATATTCCTTGGGCTGGGCATCGCCATTATCGTGTATATGTCCTCACAATTGTCAGAAGAGGACAAAGCAAGTATGATGTCTGCCATAAAAGGCGTAAGAATATGGTTGCTTGTACCGATATTCCTGGTAGGATTCTTATCACACTATTTCCGTGCTTTACGGTGGAAACTGCTACTGGAAGAGGTGGATATCAAATCGTCGACCGCTAATACCACCTTTGCTGTAATGATAGGTTATATAGGCAACCTGGTACTGCCGCGGGCAGGCGAGGTGGCCAAATGTACCGTACTGGCGCGCTATGAAAAAGTACCGGCAGATAAAATGATAGGTACTATAGTGGCCGAACGTGCTTTTGATGTGGTATGCCTTGTTGCCATTACAATTGCGGCATTCATATTACAGGCCGAGGTGATAGGTGAATACGCCCAGGGGCTGTTTGGTACCATGTCCAGCAATGCCAAAGGCATAGTAACTACCATTTACTTTCAGATATTCATCATAATAGCTGCAGTAGGGCTTATCACCTTTTTCATATTCCTGAAGCGTATCAAACAAACCAAGGTTGGCCAGTTTGTAAAAGGGCTGGGCGACGGTGTTGCCTCTATATTCAAATTGAAAAGGAGAGGAATGTTCCTACTATATACCACATTGATATGGGGCTGTTACTGGTTCCTGGTGCTGATGGGCTTCTGGAGTATGTCTCAACTGGAGCACCTGCCAGGGCTGGGCGCACTTGTGGTGCTTATATTTGGTAGTATTGGTATGATCACAACCCAGGGTGGTATAGGTGCTTATCCTTACCTGGTAGGCAAAATACTGGTATTCTATGGCATACCTGAAGTATATGGCCTGGCATTCGGTTGGGTATCGTGGACCGTACAGACAGGTGTTGTAGTAGTGTTTGGTGTGCTTTCTTTGATATTGTTACCTATATACAACAACAGGAGGGCCAATGATGCATAA
- a CDS encoding 30S ribosomal protein S18 yields MARQNDIKFLTSTRVEQRQKKYCRFKKMGIKYIDYKDPEFLKKFLNEQGKMLPRRISGNSLKYQRKVAQAIKKARQMALLPYVTDLLK; encoded by the coding sequence ATGGCCAGACAAAATGATATCAAATTCCTGACCTCAACCAGGGTTGAGCAACGTCAGAAAAAATATTGCCGTTTCAAGAAAATGGGTATCAAGTATATTGATTACAAAGACCCTGAATTTTTGAAAAAGTTCCTGAACGAACAAGGTAAAATGCTTCCACGCCGTATTTCCGGTAACTCACTGAAATATCAGCGTAAAGTAGCACAAGCAATTAAAAAGGCACGCCAGATGGCTCTGCTGCCTTATGTAACAGATCTTTTAAAGTAA
- a CDS encoding exopolyphosphatase encodes MILAAIDIGSNAARLLISEVSVYKDGTVDYTKLTLLRIPLRLGFDVFTHGHISDKKRKKLVDTIRIYKLLMDIYEVESLQACATSAMRDAANGPEIMEEIKNETGVEIQIISGMEEATILYETHIADNMNSSKSYLYVDVGGGSTEVTLFSNNHTIFKESFNIGTIRMLNEQVTEEQWEHMKWYIKTHTKDYQPLEAIGTGGNINKIFSVSKRKEGKPLPLELIKDYYKELSASTVEERMHLYNFRADRADVIVPALQIYSSIMRWSGAEEIYVPKIGLADGLVRVLYNKLSQESAS; translated from the coding sequence TTGATATTAGCGGCTATAGATATTGGGTCGAACGCAGCAAGGTTGCTTATTTCAGAGGTCTCCGTTTATAAAGATGGCACGGTAGACTATACAAAACTTACATTATTACGCATACCTCTACGCCTGGGTTTTGACGTATTTACCCATGGGCATATTTCTGACAAAAAGCGGAAAAAACTGGTAGATACCATCAGGATATATAAACTGCTGATGGACATATACGAAGTTGAGAGTCTGCAGGCCTGTGCAACTTCGGCCATGAGGGATGCTGCTAACGGACCTGAGATCATGGAGGAGATAAAAAATGAAACGGGTGTTGAGATACAGATCATCAGCGGCATGGAAGAAGCTACCATACTATACGAGACCCATATAGCGGATAACATGAACAGCAGTAAATCTTACCTGTATGTAGATGTAGGTGGTGGTAGCACAGAGGTAACGCTGTTCTCAAACAATCATACCATATTCAAAGAGTCCTTTAATATTGGTACTATACGAATGCTGAACGAACAGGTGACAGAAGAGCAGTGGGAGCATATGAAATGGTACATAAAGACACATACAAAAGACTATCAACCACTGGAAGCAATAGGTACAGGTGGTAATATCAACAAGATATTCTCCGTATCAAAACGTAAAGAAGGCAAGCCTCTGCCATTGGAGCTGATAAAAGACTACTATAAAGAGTTGAGTGCCAGCACGGTAGAAGAAAGAATGCACCTGTACAACTTCAGGGCAGACCGTGCTGATGTAATTGTACCTGCTTTACAGATATACTCCTCAATTATGCGTTGGTCGGGAGCTGAAGAGATATATGTACCCAAAATAGGCCTGGCTGACGGGCTGGTACGTGTACTGTACAATAAATTAAGCCAGGAATCAGCTTCATAA